A single Vigna radiata var. radiata cultivar VC1973A chromosome 8, Vradiata_ver6, whole genome shotgun sequence DNA region contains:
- the LOC106771560 gene encoding polygalacturonase At1g48100 — protein MRHSHILPLALSLYFLTLFLPTQARYHFHKKHKHSYYHNAPEISPSPSPLSGPSSPPDEPPCPSPSVDDNYQNTSNNLFDVRAFGAVGDGVTDATESFKMAWDTACQSDSAIKVILVPQGLSFVIQSTIFTGPCKGGLVLKVDGTLMPPDGPDSWPKNNSKRQWLVFYRVNGLSLEGSGLIDGRGAKWWDLPCKPHKGPHGTTSPGPCDSPVAIRFFMSSNLSVQGLKIKNSPQFHFRFDGCESVHVESIYITAPALSPNTDGIHIENTNDVKIYNSVISNGDDCVSIGAGCHDVDIKNMTCGPGHGISIGSLGNHNSRACVSNITVRDSVIKVSDNGVRIKTWQGGSGSVSGVTFSNIHMESVRNPIIIDQFYCLSKDCSNKTSAVFVSNISYTNIKGTYDIRHPPMHFACSDSVPCTNLTLSDIELLPAQGDIVLDPYCWSAYGSSETLTIPPVSCLLEGLPQSISGNDVDHC, from the exons ATGAGGCATTCTCATATTTTACCACTAGCAttgtctttatattttcttactttGTTTCTTCCCACCCAAGCTAGGTACCATTTccataaaaaacacaaacactCGTATTATCATAATGCACCTGAAATTTCACCATCTCCTTCTCCATTGTCTGGACCTTCTAGCCCCCCTGATGAACCTCCTTGTCCTAGCCCCTCTGTTGATGACAACTACCAGAATACATCTAATAACCTGTTTGATGTTCGAGCATTTGGGGCCGTTGGAGATGGAGTAACTGATGCTACAGAGTCGTTCAAGATGGCATGGGACACTGCCTGCCAAAGTGATTCGGCTATTAAAGTTATCCTCGTTCCTCAAGGTCTCTCCTTCGTCATTCAATCTACTATCTTCACAGGTCCTTGTAAAGGTGGCTTAGTACTAAAG GTTGATGGCACTCTTATGCCACCTGATGGACCTGACTCTTGGCCAAAGAACAACAGTAAGCGTCAATGGCTTGTCTTTTATAGAGTCAATGGTTTGTCACTTGAAGGAAGTGGTTTAATAGATGGTAGAGGAGCAAAATGGTGGGACCTCCCTTGTAAGCCTCATAAG GGACCCCATGGGACAACATCTCCAGGACCTTGCGACAGCCCTGTT GCCATAAGGTTTTTCATGAGTTCCAACTTGAGTGTACAAGGACTTAAAATCAAGAACAGCCCCCAGTTTCACTTCAGATTCGATGGCTGCGAAAGCGTCCACGTGGAATCAATATACATAACAGCTCCAGCACTCAGCCCCAACACTGATGGAATACACATAGAAAATACCAATGACGTCAAAATATACAATTCGGTCATTTCCAATG GTGATGACTGCGTGTCCATTGGAGCCGGTTGCCATGATGTTGATATAAAGAACATGACATGTGGACCTGGTCATGGTATAAG CATTGGTAGTCTGGGAAATCACAACTCCAGAGCCTGTGTTTCAAACATTACGGTGAGGGACTCGGTTATAAAAGTGTCAGATAACGGGGTTAGGATAAAGACGTGGCAAGGTGGATCAGGATCAGTATCAGGAGTGACATTTAGTAATATACATATGGAAAGTGTAAGAAACCCCATCATAATTGATCAGTTTTACTGCCTGAGTAAGGATTGCTCCAACAAGACCTCTGCAGTGTTTGTATCGAATATATCTTACACAAACATAAAAGGAACATATGATATAAGGCACCCTCCTATGCATTTTGCTTGCAGTGACTCTGtcccatgcaccaacttgaccCTCTCAGATATTGAGCTTCTTCCAGCTCAAGGAGACATTGTGCTTGATCCTTACTGCTGGAGTGCCTATGGAAGCTCTGAGACACTAACCATTCCCCCAGTCTCTTGCTTGCTTGAAGGCCTTCCCCAGTCCATTTCAGGAAATGACGTAGATCATTGCTGA